ATGAACACCGATTCCTGCGCGCAGGAACTTGGACAGCGTCTTGCCGAACGCCGTCGTGAAGCGGAATTCGCCGATGAGTTCGGCGATCTGATCGCGCTGCTCCCTCGTCGCGATCTTCGTGCTCGACAGCGCCTGGGCGCGTTCCATGGCGGCGGCCTGCGAGAAGTGCACGACGTAGATCGGTGCCTGACCCGTGGTCAGCAGGTCTTCGACGGTCTCGTGGATCGGCGTCAGCTCGTAGTAGAAGTGCAGCGGCACCGGGCGTTCGACGCCGGTCACTGTCGCCGTCTCGCGGCCGGTGCGGCGAGTCAGGTCGTCAGCCAGTGCGGTCACGTCGCCGAGCGTTGCCGACATCAGGATGAACTGCGTCTGCGGAAGCGTCAGCAGCGGCACCTGCCACGCCCACCCTCGCTCAGGGTCGGCGTAGAAGTGGAACTCGTCCATGACGACCTGGCCGACGTCGGCGTCAGGACCCTGACGAAGTGCGAGGTTGGCGAGGATCTCGGCTGTGCAGCAGATGATCGGAGCATCCGCGTTGACCGACGAATCACCCGTGATCATGCCGACGTTCTCAGGTCCGAAGGTGTCGACGAGGGCAAAGAACTTCTCGCTGACGAGCGCCTTGATCGGTGCCGTGTAGTAGCTGCGCCGACCCTCGACGAGGGCGGCGAAGTGCGCGCCGACAGCGACGAGCGACTTCCCGGTACCGGTCGGAGTCGACAGGATCAGGTTCTGCCCCGAGACGATCTCGATGACCGCCTCGTCCTGAGCCGGATACAGCTGGATGCCGGTGGCCTCTGCCCACTCGACGAACGCCAGGTACACGGCATCCGGATCGACTGCTCCCGAATCGTCGCGTAGAGAGGCCGGATCGAGGCGTGCGGGGGAAGTCATGATCCTTCGATCATCCCTCATCCGCGGCGGGATGCCGGCGCCCGCGGCCGACCAGGATTCGCACCAGGACGACCACGGCGACGACGACGCAGAGCGCGGACGTCGTCGACAGCGCGATGCCGAAGTTCGTCTGGGCCGCGATGAAGCCGACGACCAACGCGCCGATGCCGGTGCCGCAGTCGAAGCCGATGTTCCACACCGCGCTGGCGATGTCGCGGTGGCGCGGGCCCACCGCGGCGAACGATTCGATCAGTGTGACGTTCTGGAGGCTGCCGTAGGCGATGCCGGTGATGGCCATTCCGCCGATCAGTGCTGCCCCGCCTCCGCCGAACATCGACCATACGCACAGGGCGAGTCCCGCCGCACCGAGCAGAAGCAGCGGCGGCTGGAACGGCAGGTGCCCGAAACGGTCGGCCAATCCACCGATGAGCCAACGGGCGGCTGCCGCGCAGGCGGTGAGCGCGAACAACCCGGCGACGGCGTATCCACCCACCTCCGGGAACTGCGGCACGAAGGTCAGCAGGGCACCACCGGGAGCTGTGATCGTGAGCAGCACAATGCTCGGCGCGATCAGCGCCAACCACACTCGTGCGCTCGTCCTGTGCGGATGGTGATCGGCTGCCGGAGACGGCGGCATGCGGTCGAGGCGTCGCGCGAGCAGGAATGCAGGGACTGTGGCGATCAGTGGGGCTGCTCCGACGGCGAACACGACCCAGAAGCCCACGTGGTCGGCGATCCAGACCGAGGTCGGCACGAGCAGGATCTGCGGGGCGGAGATCGACAGGCCGTAGAGACCGATGGCACGCCCGCGGCGGGCGGGTTCCACCAATCGCGCCACCGCCGACGATCCGCACACGGTGATCACCGCGAAGCCGGCGCCGCGCACGGCGGAAAGGGCGAGGATCGCGGGCAGCGCATCGGTCATGAGCAGCACCAAGGAGGGAGCGCCGAGAAGCACCACACCTGCGAGTAACGTCGGCGTCCAACCGAATCTGCGCAATGCCGCAGGAACTGTCGTCTGCACGGCGACGGTGGCGGCCATCATGACGGCGTTCACGAGTCCGCCGCCGACCTCGTCAGCACCCCCGCGCACCGCCCACAGCGGCACCGTCGACACCAATGCGCCGAATCCGGCGAAGCAGAGCGCCGACATCGACATCAGCGCCATGATCCCAGGAGTCCTGATCACACTGTGAGGTGTCGCGGTCGTGCTCGTCATATCCGATTCAGCCTACCGAGCGGCTTGGTCGAAGGCTGGGGATGCCGCCGCATCCGTACCTCGGTCAGGCCGTCGCCGCGCGCAGGGCGATCTCGATCATGTCGCCGAAGGTCTGCTCGCGCTCCTGCGCCGTGGTCTGCTCGCCGGTGACGATGTGGTCGGAGACGGTGCAGATGCTGAGTGCGCGACGACCGTGGAACGCGGCCAGGGTGTAGAGGCCACTGGTCTCCATCTCGACCGCGAGTGCGCCATGGGCGACGAACGGCTCGGTCAGCTCTGGCCGAGTGCTGTAGAACTGGTCGCTCGAGAACAGCAGCCCGACGTGCACGGCTGATTCCAGAGACATGGACTCGGTCGCCTCGACAGCTGCCCGCAGCAGCGAGAAGTCGGCGACGGGTGCGTAGTCGAGCCCGTTGAACCGCACGCGGTTGATGCCGGAGTCGGTGCACGCACCGTTCGCGATGATGATGTCGCGCACAGCGAGGCGCTCGGTGAGCGCGCCGCATGAGCCCACTCGCACGATCTTCTGCACGTCGTAGTCGCTGAACAGCTCATGTGCGTAGATCGCCATCGACGGCTGTCCCATGCCCGACCCCTGCACCGAGACGCGGTGGCCCTCCCAGGTGCCGGTGAATCCCAGCATCCCGCGGGTCTCGGAATACAGCGAGGCGTCGACGAGGAAGTTCTCCGCGATCCACTTCGCCCGCAGCGGGTCGCCGGGGAACAGGACGATGGGGGCGATCTGACCGGGCTCGGCGGCGATGTGCGTGCTCATGCGCCCAGCCTAGGCAGAACCTGCTCAGCCGATCCCCGGCAGCACCACAGGGCACCCGAACACGGGGTCGATGATCACGCGTGCCGACAGGCCGAACAGATCGTGGATCAGGTCGGCGGTCACGATGTCTCCCGGAGCACCCTCGGCGATGATGCGGCCGTCCTTCATCGCGATCAGGTTCGTGGCGAACCGCGCGGCCTGATTGATGTCGTGCAGCACCGCGACGATCGTGCGTTCACCGTCCTGCATCCCCGAGATCAGTTCCATCACGTCGTTCTGGTGGCCGATGTCGAGGAAAGTGGTCGGCTCGTCGAGCAGCAGGACCGCGGTCTCCTGCGCCAGCGCCATGGCGATCCATACCCGCTGACGCTGCCCGCCGGAGAGCTCGTCGACCCGGCGTTCCGCGAGGTCGGAGACCTCGGTGGCGCTCAGTGCGTCGGCGACGGCGTTCTCATCGTCGAGCGACCAGCTGCGCAGCAGTGTCTGATGCGGGTAGCGGCCGCGGCTCACGAGATCCTGCACGGTGATCCCGTCCGGGGCGATCGGCGTCTGCGGGAGAAGCCCGAGGCGCCTCGCCAGCTCCTTCGTCGGCACCGAGCGGATGTCGGTCCCATCGAGGAGCACGCTGCCACTCTCGGGTTTCAACAGTCGCGCGAGCGAGCGCAGCAGGGTCGACTTGCCGCACGCGTTCGGCCCGATGATCACGGTCAGCTCCCCGGGTGGGATCTCGACGTCGAT
The DNA window shown above is from Microbacterium murale and carries:
- a CDS encoding MFS transporter; this translates as MTSTTATPHSVIRTPGIMALMSMSALCFAGFGALVSTVPLWAVRGGADEVGGGLVNAVMMAATVAVQTTVPAALRRFGWTPTLLAGVVLLGAPSLVLLMTDALPAILALSAVRGAGFAVITVCGSSAVARLVEPARRGRAIGLYGLSISAPQILLVPTSVWIADHVGFWVVFAVGAAPLIATVPAFLLARRLDRMPPSPAADHHPHRTSARVWLALIAPSIVLLTITAPGGALLTFVPQFPEVGGYAVAGLFALTACAAAARWLIGGLADRFGHLPFQPPLLLLGAAGLALCVWSMFGGGGAALIGGMAITGIAYGSLQNVTLIESFAAVGPRHRDIASAVWNIGFDCGTGIGALVVGFIAAQTNFGIALSTTSALCVVVAVVVLVRILVGRGRRHPAADEG
- the deoD gene encoding purine-nucleoside phosphorylase, which encodes MSTHIAAEPGQIAPIVLFPGDPLRAKWIAENFLVDASLYSETRGMLGFTGTWEGHRVSVQGSGMGQPSMAIYAHELFSDYDVQKIVRVGSCGALTERLAVRDIIIANGACTDSGINRVRFNGLDYAPVADFSLLRAAVEATESMSLESAVHVGLLFSSDQFYSTRPELTEPFVAHGALAVEMETSGLYTLAAFHGRRALSICTVSDHIVTGEQTTAQEREQTFGDMIEIALRAATA
- a CDS encoding ABC transporter ATP-binding protein codes for the protein MTHTLPTAPRLNGTDLRIGYGGAAIIDGIDVEIPPGELTVIIGPNACGKSTLLRSLARLLKPESGSVLLDGTDIRSVPTKELARRLGLLPQTPIAPDGITVQDLVSRGRYPHQTLLRSWSLDDENAVADALSATEVSDLAERRVDELSGGQRQRVWIAMALAQETAVLLLDEPTTFLDIGHQNDVMELISGMQDGERTIVAVLHDINQAARFATNLIAMKDGRIIAEGAPGDIVTADLIHDLFGLSARVIIDPVFGCPVVLPGIG